The Haloplanus sp. CK5-1 genome segment GGCGTCCAGGCGACATTGAACGCCATCTGGACGACGAACAGTCCCAGGGCGACCTTTACGTCCCGGCGGTCTAACCCTCGACTGTACACCAGGTACGTAGCCACACCCAGCAGGGTGAACAGGATAGTCCAGACTACCCCAAAGGTCCACGTCGGCGGAAACAAGGAGGGTTTTGTCAGTGATTCGAACCACTCGGTGCTCGGCCCGCCCAGTATCGCCGGAACCGCACCGACGATATTAATAATCACGATCGCTATCCCCGCTCCGACGACATCGTCGCGGTCTATCCCTCTAATCGTGGTACTCACGAAAGCAAGCCATCTCATAAGATAGCTAACAGTTGAAATGCAATGATGAAAGGTGTATCGGGATTGTTAGCGCGATTCAGCGATTCCGCTCTGCTGACTTCACGCTCTGTATCTCGCACACTACTACTGACGGCTGTCGGGTAGTTCGTCAAGTTGGTGCTGCATACAGCGCGCTCATGTCGTACACGCTACGCTCAGTGGTTGAGGCCGCACTTTTCGATGTATCGGTCACAGACCGTGTCTAAACACTCACGCGAACTCTCCCTGTCCCGCCATCTCGAACTCGAATCGTGCCCCACCATCAGTTCCATCGGTTACAGACAGTTCCCAGCCGTGTGCTTCCACGATTCGTTTTACGATGGTCAACCCGAAACCAGTACCACCATGTGCTGACGACTGCCCCGGTTCGAACACTTCGTCACGCTGTTCGACTGAAATTCCTGGTCCATCGTCTTCAACGTAGATTCCCGTTTCATCGTGAGATCCGACACAGACGGCCACGTCTGACCCACCGTGTTCAACAGCGTTCCGGAACAGGTTCTCGAAAACGTGCCGTAACCGCTCTGGATCGCCTTGGAAGGTCATCTCGTCGACGATCTCGATAGTTGCGTCGTCCGTGTCTACTGTTGCCCAGCACTTCCCGACGAGGTTGGTCAAACTGATCGACTCGGTTTCGCTTATCGTGTCGCCTTGGCGAGCAAGCGTCAACGTGTCCTCAACGATTGTCTCCATCCGGTCGATCGCCTGCAGGAGTGGATCGAGATGCTCGCTTTCCGTTTGCTCTGCGAGGAGCGTTGCACGACCCTGTGCGACGTTGAGCGGGTTGCGCAAATCGTGAGAAATAACACCCGCAAACTCTTCGAGACGCTCGTTCTGCTGACGTAATTGTCGCTCCCGTTCGACGCGTTCAGTCACGTTCCGGGTGATCCCAACGAGGCGAGTTACCTCACCATCGGAGACTACCGGTGCAAGCTTCGTTTGCCAGAAGCGTGCGCTTTCACCGACCCTGAGTTCCTCTTGGTACGAGATAGGTTCGTCAGCGTTGACACAGCGGTGGTAGTTCGCTTCTAACTCGGTTCCTTGCTCCTCACCGAATACGTCTCGTGGTGTCTGGCCCTGCACTTCTTCGATCGTAATGCCGGTTTGATGCTCGTAAGAGGGACTGAGGCGTTCGAATTCAAATCGGACATTATCTTCGCCTTCTTCGACATTAATGAGAAAGATGGCATCCTCCACGTTGTTCAAGAGGGCCTCGTACTCTTCGGCGAGCCCTTGGGATTCGAGCTCGTACCCCTTGCGTTCGGTGATATCCCGACTGCTAAGCAGAATCCCATCGATGATGTCGTCGTCGAGTCGATTCCGTATTGTGGCTTCGATCCAGCGCCACGAGCCGTCAGCGTGGCGGAAGCGGACTTCGACAGTCTCGGATTCGGAAGGGTCCGAGAGAACGGTCTCCAACGCGTCGGCGTTTCGTTCCCGATCCTCGGGATGGACGAACTCGTATCCTTCCTGACCGATCAATTCGTCGGGATCGTAGCCGAGAATCCGTGTGACGGACGGACTGACGTAGGTTATCGTCCCGTCGGTATCGACGACTGTCGCGAGATCATTCACCCCCTCAACGAGCGTCCGATACCAGCCAGGCCCGCGTTTATCGTTCTCTCGAAGAGTCGTGTCGTCTTCCATTAGTCGTAGTGTGTCCACTACGCATGTATGTATTTTGAACTCGTGCTCTTTCTCCAGTACAAGCGGTACTGTTTTTAGTATATGTACATGTGATTGTCGAGACGTTGCTGACGCCACCCTCTATATTCAGCAGCCGGTTCCTATCCGCTGTTGAGAATTTTCGGCTACTGTCGTTTCACGACAATCGTGTCTGCGACGAGGTCACCGACCCGTTGGTTGTCGTTGGTAACCAGCATCAGCACCATCGCAACCAGATTCGCCGTCGGAAGTGCGTCGACGATCCACAGTAGGTTTCGCAGTATCGACGCGCCAACCGTACAGTTGGAGCCATCCGACCTGACGACGACGAGCCCCAACAGGTACTTTCCGGGCGTGTACCCGTACAATCCCTCGAGCAAAAAGCCGTAGACCAAGGTTGCGACCACCCCCACGAACACCAGCAAAAGGAATCCGGTATCACCGAGAGCCACCCCGGCGATCACGGCCACACCCCAGATCAGCCCCATGTGGACCGAATCGGTGACATACGCGAGTACCCGGTGCCAGATCACGTCTCCGCTCGTTCCGAGTTTCGGGGTCGGATGTTTCTTCATGTCGCTCTTTGAGTGTTAGAAGTCGCCATACAGCTTGGACAGGCTACACTCCGGCAAAGGAACGCGTGGAGTGAGGTCTGGTATCCGATGCCGAGGCGCTCCAGTACACCACCCTCTCTATCGGTTTCAACGTAGAGGTCGCCGATTCCTTCGGCGGTTACCGCCGTTTTCGCCACCTGGACACCACAGTCCGGACACTGCCGCTCATCTATTTGTTTCAGTTCAGTATTGATACCAATTGAGGGTGTCATAGAACTCTTCTCACACCGTGATGATTGTGCTTCCCGGATTGTCTCCGCGTTCGTAGTTGGTGATTGCGACGACGAGGCGCAGACACAACGCGAGGAACACCTGCGCTCGTGCATGGACGCGGCCTCGGGCGTGCGTTCGCCCGAGGCCGCAGCCCTTGACTGATTCGTTGGTTCGTTCGACGCCACTCCGGCGGTTGTACGTCTCGTCTAGCGTTGATTGCTTCAGCTGAACGTCGTTGCTGTGTTTTTCAATGCGGTCTTCTACCCTGTACTCGATATCTTTCGGGTCGTCGGTGTTTCGTGGATTGTACGGAGCGACTGGCACGACCCCTGCGGCCAGCAGGTGGTCGTGCCAGTCGAGCGTGTCGTAGGCACTGTCTCCAAGCATCCACATCGGTTTCCCGACGGCGAGCGCGTCACGCGTGACGCGCATCGCCGTCTCTTCTGGTGCTTGTTTGCTCTCGGTGAACTCGGCTGCAATCGGGATCTTTTGCCCGGTTGAGACGATCGTGCAGCCGTAGCCGTAGTAGTACTCGTCATCGGTTGGATCATAGCACTTCGATGCGTCTGGATCGGCGGGCATCGCTCTCACGTCGGTTGAATCGATAGAATACGTCAAGTCGAGCAGGCCCCGCAAGGCGGCCTGCTCGACGAGATGGTCGAAGACCCGGTCAACAACGTGCTCAAGATCAGTGAGGAATCGATCGACCGCGTCTCTCGACGGCGGTCGATCGAAGCTACAGCTGAGCCAGACAACGGTGTTGTTCAGTTCTCGTGCAACCGGACGGATACCGTAGATGTTCTTGTAATAGCAATGGAGAAAGCCACGCATCATCTCGGGCGGCTCAAGATCTCGTGTTCGCCCCGTCTCCGCCGGGGCGAACACGTCGAACCCTTCAAGAAACTCGAAGGAGAGGTGCTCGAACAACGCCAACGTCTCCGTTTCCACGGCATTGAAGAACGATTCTACCGAAGGATCATCTTGCAGGGTCGCTGAACTCATTCCACCTCAGCGTTCACCCTGCTCTTTGGTATGCGAACTGTTCTATGACACCCTCATTCATCACACCTATATATTCGAATGCCGGCGCTCGGGCGGTCGCGTCCGCGACCCGGCGACGCTATCCGGTCGCGTCCGCGTCGCGGAGGAACACGGTGCCGGTGCTCCGGGCGACCACGACGTAGCCGCCGTAGGTGAACGTGAGACACCCGGCGCTGGGTCGGTCCGAGCAGTCGGTCTCCCAGAGGGAATCGAGGGCCTCCACGTTGATCCGGGCGTCGAGCGGTGGGAGGTCATCCGGCGACGTGTCGTCGAGGGCGGCGACGGCGGCGACGAGGGCCTCGCTCACCCGTTCTCCCTCGTCATGGTGGACGTGGTAGACGTCGTCGCGGTCCGTGGTAGCAGCGCCCATGGTCGAACGTGTTCGGGGAGCGACCTCACTCTACGGGTGTCCCACCTGTGACGTTTATGACTCCTCGACGAGCGTTCGCTCGACGAGCCGCGACGTGCCCCGTCGGATGCGGCCGCCGACGGCGGTGGGCGAGATGTCGAGGTCGGCGGCCAACTCCTCGAGCGACGTCCCCCGTGGTTCCTCGAAGTACCCCGCCTCGTACGCGGCCAGGAGGGCGTCACGCTGGGCGTCGGTCAAGCCGACGCCGTCGACGGAGACGTCGTCGAGGCTGTAGATGTGGTCGATGTGGAACTCGATATCCTCCCGGTCACAGAACTCCCAGAGGCCGCCGAGCGTCTCGCGGTCGGGGAGTTGCATCCGAACCGACCACCCCGTGTCGGTGCCCTCGGCTTCGAGCATGAGTCCACCCATCTCGGTGGTGATGGGAGAGATCAACTTCGTGCCCGACGTGTGCCGGAGGCGGTAGATCCGCGTCGTGGCCGCCTCGGCGACGAGCAGCGACGCCTCGACGGTGTGGTCGCTCTCCAGTGACGCTTCGAACGCCGGGAAGTCGTCCGTCTCGACGAGGAAGAAGAACATCCCCGTCTCGGGGTCGGTCGCGGTGTGGGAGACGACCTGAACCGACGCGTCGGTCGACCGGATCGTCGGGGTCAGGGCGAGGTCGGGGTGGTCTATCTCCACGACGGCGATGAGGCTCATCCGACCCTCCGGCGGCGGTGGTGTGTGGTCGTAGGGGCGGCCGATCGGCCCACGGCGTCCTCGTTCATGTCCGCGATGGGGGAGCGGACGGCCTTTAACGGTTCGGGAGCCACGTGCGACGGATTTCCGCCTCCGGTGACTCTTTGGGGAGCGCAGGGGCACATCGGGGTATGGATCTCGGACTCGACGGCGACGCAGCACTAGTATCGGCGTCAAGCAGTGGACTGGGGAAGGCCTCGGCGACGGCGCTCGCGGCCGAGGGCGCGGACGTCGTCGTCAACGGTCGCGATCCCGACCGACTCAACGCGGCCGTAGCCGACGTCCGCGAGAGGGCGACCGGCGAGGTGGTCGGCGTCCGGGGCGACCTCACCGATCCCGAGGACGTGACACGTCTGGTCGACCGGACCGTCGAGGCGTTCGGCGGCCTCGACCACCTGGTGACGAGTGCCGGCGGCCCGCCGAGCGGGGCCTTCCTCGACACCGACGACGGGGACTGGTACGACGCCTTCGACTTGCTGGTGATGAGCGTCGTGCGGCTGGTTCGGGAGGCGACCCCGCACCTGCGCGACGGCGGGGGGACGGTCACCACCATCACCTCGGGAAGCGTCAAGGAGGCCATCGACTCGCTCGTGCTGTCGAACTCGGTGCGGATGAGCGTCGTCGGTCTGGAGAAGACGCTGTCGACGGAACTCGCGCCCGAGGTGCGAGCCAACACGGTGTTGCCGGGCACTCACGAGACGCCGCGGATCGAGGAACTCGTCGAACAGGGCGTCGAACGCGGCGACTACCCCGACTACGAGACGGGGGTCGCGGAGTGGAGCGCCGGCAACCCGATGGGGCGGATCGGCCAACCCGAGGAGTTCGGCGACGTGGTCGCCTTCCTCTGTTCGGACCGGGCGAGTTACGTCAACGGCGCTGCCGTCCCCGTCGACGGCGGCGACCACGCCTCGAACCTCTAGGGCGGGGATTTTATGTGGCGGTGGGGGCCCCATCGGAAACGACATGGTACTGGGACTGTCGGGGGAGCTGATTTCGGTCGTGCTGTTTCTGGCCGGCGTCGCCATCGTCGTCGTGAGCGTCGAGACGTTCATCGAGGCCGTCGCCGAGGGTGCGTTGGCGCTCGGGGTCTCGGGCTTCTTCCTCACCGTCGTCCTCGCCGGGACCGACCTCGAAAACGTAGTGCTCGGCATCGTGGCCGCGGCCGACGAACTGCCCGACCTCGCGCTCGGGACCGTCTTCGGCGAGGCGCTGTTCATCCTCGGAGCCGCCGTCGGCATCGCGGGGGTACTCGTCCCCTTCGAGACGGAGGTTCCCCGGAACTACCTCGGGCTGATGACCCTCGCCCCGTTCCTCTTTTTCGGCCTAGCCCTCGACGGGACGCTCTCCCGGTTCGACGGTATCGTCCTCACCGCGACGTTCGTCCCCTACCTCGCCATCGTCTACCTGCTGGAACGGTCGACCGAGCGGCAGTACCTCTCGGCCGAGGACGTCGAGATCAGGGAACGAGCGCGCGAACGGGGGGAACTCGGCGTCGACGAGGACGAGGAGTGGTTCGACTTCGATCTGGATCTGGACGTGGACGACTTCGTCGAGGAGCGCGTCCCCGAGCGGTACGAGGGGCCGGCGTTCGTCGGGATCGCGATTCTGGCGGCCGTCGGCATGACGGTCGGGTCGGAACTCGCCGTCTCGGGGGCAGAAGACCTCCTCACGTTGCTGGGTGTGACCGGCCTCGCCTTCGGCGCGACGGTGATGAGCTTCATCGCGTCGCTCGAGGAACTGTTCCTGACCGTCGAACCGGTCCGGCGGGGGCGCCCCGAAATCGGCGTCGGCAACGTCGTCGGGAGTATGCTCTTTTTCGTCAGCGCGAACGCCGGCCTGATCGCGATGGTCCGCCCCCTCGACACGACGGGGACGGTGCTGACGGTCCACTGGCCCTTCTTCTTCCTGACGCTGGGCATCGTGACCGTCGCCTTCCTCCGGGGGAAAGTCGACCGGCCGACTGGGGTCGTGCTCCTGGGTTCGTACGTGGCGTACTGGGGCGCGAACTTCCTGGTCTAAAAGAGTCGAACAGCCCGACTGTGGGGTCGTCCGTTACTCGCCGATCGGCACCCCGCTGTACACGACGAGTGCGATGACCCAGTAGGCGACGTAGAGGCCGCCGAGCAGGTAGCCGTGCCAGCGCTTCATTTCCCCCTGGTAGAAGAAGTACGCGGCCAGGACGGTGACGATGATCATCGCCGGGAGGTGGAAGGTCAGCACGGACGGCGAGATGGCCACCTCGCTGAGGTACATGATGACGCCGATGTTGCCGGTCACCGAGAACAGCACGCTGCCGATGACGTTGCCGACGCCGATCTCCGGGAAGCCACGCCGAACCGGTTCGATGGTGAGCAGGAGGTCCTCACCGGTCAGCAGGAGGGTGAGGAAGGTCGCGCCGAAGACGGTCTCGGAGATACCGAAGCCCTCGATGACGACCTCGGAGCCGCCTTCGAGCAACATGGCGGCGAAGACGATGCCGACGAGCGCGACGATAGAGAGGACGATCCACATGATCCCGGAGTCGGCGAGGTCGCCGAGGATGCGGTCCTCCGGGATCTCGTCCATCGACTGGGGGCGGGCCACGCCGCCGTCGGGTTGGAGTTCCTTCCCGAGTTCCGTGTCACGGAACACCGGAATATCACGCTGGCGCTCCCGGAGGATGAAGTAGCCGAAGGCGAACACGAAGAAGGCCGTCAGGACGAGTCCGTGGATGAACGTGAGCGTTCCGAGCAACACGAACGGAACGAGGATCAGCGGCGAGAGCGCGAAGATGACGATGTAGTCGGTCGGCAGATTCACCGGGAACGGCTTGATGATCGCCGCCAGCGCGAGCGTGATGCCGATGATCGCCAACCCGGTGCCGAGCGCCGTCCCGAGGGCGGCCTGTTCCAGCCCGCCACTCGAGAGCACCAGCGCGAGGATCGTGTCGTCGAACTCGAAGCCGGTGAAGACGATCGCGAGCGCGAACAGCGACATCTTCATGTTGATCGACGCGCGGGCGAGGTAGCTGATGAGCTTCTCCGTCGAGGCGGTCAGTAACACGATGCCGCCGAGCAAGACGAACGCGGCACCGATGGTCCCCTGGGCCTCGATGAAGCCCTCGATGGCACCCTCGATGCCGCCCTCCTCCTCTTCACCCTCTTCGCCCGCCTCGCCGCCCTCCTGTGCGCCGACGGGGTCGACGGGACCGCTCGCCCCGAGGTCGTCCGCGACGGCGGACGCCGCCGGCGAGGCGACGACGAGCGACAGTAACAACACGATACCGACAACCATCCGCTTTCGAACCATGGGACGTCGAAAGAAGTGGACTATTATGTAGGTTGGTACGTGGGTATCGGCGTACGTTGAATTATTATACACGCGGCGGAATCCCGGCCGAAGCGTCAGTCCGACGACGATTTGGCCTCCTCGACGTCGTCCGCGTGCAGGAGGAACATGGGGTCGGGTTCGGGCGACGCCCGGAGTTCGATCCGCTTGGTCAGCCGGTAGTACTTCCGTCGGCTGGTCCGGTAGCTCTCGACGATCCCCGCCTCTTCGAGCGTCGAGAGGTGGTGGACGGCGGTCTTGCCGTCCATGCCGACGCGGTCGGCGAGTTCGGAGACGTATCGGGGCTCGGTCGCCAGTTCGCGAATGATCTGCAGGCGTGCCTTGCTCCCGAGAACGTCGAACAGAGACATCGGTTGCCGTGTCTTTGGAACGCACACCCTTATACTCCGCTACTTCATACACCGCCTATGGCCGACCTGCCGGACGCAAACGACGGCACCCGAACCGTCACCGACGGCTACTTCGAACGGGAGGTGCGACTCTCCCGGGAGTCGACCGCGGCGTTCCTCCGCGATCTGGCCGACCAGATCGAGGACGAACCGCGGCTCACCATCTCCACCGACGAGTGGGAGATTCCCTTCGAGTTCGACGAACCGATCGAGGTCGAAGTGGAGTTCGTCGGCGAGACCCACCGCCAACTGGAACTCGAACTCGAGTTCGAGTGGTCGCCGCCGGAGGACAAGATCGGCGTTAATTAATAAACGTTTCACCGGAATTCTTATACTGGTCGTCTCCTGATAGCCGCCCATGAGACGGACATCGACGAGACGACGGTTCCTCGTGGGCGCCGGTGCGACGGGTGTGGCGGGGTTGGCCGGCTGTCTCGGTGGGGGCTCCAACGCCGGGAGCGACCCCGAGCCCGAGTCGAGCGCCGACTCCGGAGCGACGGGATCGACCGGGACGATGACGGGCACACCGATTTCGGGTGATCACTCGCTGCTGCTCAACTGGAAGCCAAGCGGCCTCCACGCCCCCTACTTCGCCGCGAAGGCGAACGGGTTCTACGACGAGGAAGGGCTGTCGCTCTCCGCCATCGAGAGCGGCGAGGGCTCGACGTTCTCCGCGAAGCAGGCGGGACTGGGTAACGTCGAGTTCGCGATCAGCAGCAGCGATCAGGTGGTGAACATCAACAGCCGCGGCCTCTCGCCACAGTCGGTGGGTGTGGTGATGCAGAAGAGTCCGGCGGTGGTGTTCTCGACCCGGGAGACGTTCGGCGGCGAACTGACGAGCGTCGACCAACTCGCGGGCAAGACCGTCGGCACCGGTCCGGGGATGGTTCGGGTACTCACGACGCTCCTCCTAGAGGACGCGGGGATCCGCGACGACGTGGAGATGGTCGACACCGGCTACGACACCGTCCAACAGTTGCTCTCGGGGAAGATCGACGCCGCGGGCGGCGTCTTCGGCGACGCCATCAGCGCCGAGGCACAGGACTACACCGTCGACAGCATCGCCGTCGGCGACACGGTGCCCTCCTACGGCCACGTGGTGGCGGCCGAGCGAGAATGGGCGGCCGAGAACGCCGGCGCTGTCCGGGCGTTCCTCCGGGCGACGGCACGCGGGGCCGCGTGGGCGCAGTCGAACCCCGGCGAGGCGACCGACGCACTGATCGACGCCAACGGCGTCCTCGAGGAGTCGCGCGATCAGCAACGGCGGAAGTGGGAGACCATGGCCGCGGAGTTCATGACCGGCGACGCGGTGGCCGAACACGGCTGGGGGTGGAGCGAGAGCGAACCGTGGGGGGTCGTCCACGACGCCCTCGCCGACACCGACGCCCTCGACGGCGAGGTCGACCTCAAGTCGGTTTGGACCAACGAGTATCTCGACACGGAGTACGAGTACATCGGGTCGTACATCGACGCAGTCTGATGTCGACCTCCGACGAGCGCCTCCCAGGGGTCGGGACGCCGGCGGTGAGCGCAGGGCGTCTCCGGCGGCTCTCGGCGCGGGTCTGGCCGCCGGCCCTCGTCTTCGTCGCCGTCGTCGCCTGCTGGCAGTGGTACGTGACGGAAAGCGGCGTCCCGTCGGTGATCCTGCCGTCGCCCGCCGACGTGGTGGCGGCGGGCGTCGCGGGTCGGGGGGCGCTGCTCGCGGCCGCGGCGACCACGGCGCTGACCGCCGGCCTCGGCCTCGCGGGCGGGGTCGTCGTCGGCCTCGGACTCGCCTTTGCGATGGTCGGCTCGCGGACCGCAAGCGCCGTGTTCCACCCCTATCTGGTCGCACTCCGTATCGCCCCGCTGATCGCCATCGCTCCGCTTGTCTTCCTCTGGATCGGCGACGGCCTCCTCTCGCGGGCGCTCCTCGTGACGACGATGACGGTGTTCCCCGTCGCCGTGGCGTCGGTCGACGGCCTCCGGGCGGTCCCCCGGGAGTACACCGATCTGGCCAGATCGGTCGACACACCGCCGGCCCGGGCTTTCCTCAGGGTCCGGGTGCCCGCGGCCGCGCCGAGCGTCTTCGCGGGAGTGAAACTCGCGGCGGCGCTCTCGGTCGTCGGTACCGTCGTCGCGGAGTTCCTCACCCTCCAGTCCGGAATCGGCTACCGGTTGTTCGACAGCGCGGAGTACCTAGAGACGAGCTCCACCTTCGCGGCGCTCGCGACGCTCGTCGTACTCGGTCTCGTCTTCTATCTCGTGCCCGCCGCGGTCGAACGGCGGCTCGACTGGGGATAGTCACTGCCACGCGACGACGCGGTAACAGAGCGACACGCCGCCGTACAGGAGGAGGCCCATCGGGAGGAGAACGGCGAGGGCCGCGAGCATCACGTCCACTTGGACGTTCTCGGAGGCGACGAGGATCAGCGAGCCGAGGCCGTCGTTCGAGAGGATCCACTCCGCGACGACGGCTCCGACGACGGCGAGGGTGACGGATTGTTTCACGCCCGCAAACACGTCCGGGAGCGCGTGGGGGAGGCGGACGGCGAGGAAGGTCCGGATCGGGTCGGCATCGATCGACCGAAGCAGGTCGAGGTGGGCGTCTGGCGTGCGGTCCAACCCCGCCGCGGTCCCGACGACGACGGGGAAGAAGACGATCACGGCGACGAAGAGGACGGCCGTCCCGAAGCCGACGCCGAGGTAGATGAGGAGGATCGGGGCGATGGCTATCTTCGGGAGGACGCGCGCGGCGACGAGGTAGGGGTAGATCGCCCGGCGGAGCAGCGACACCTCGCTGACTGCGAGGGCGAGGACGAAGCCGGCGGTGACGCCGGCGACCCCGCCGACGGCGATCTTCTCCAGCGTCTCGACGGCGTGAGAGAGGTACAGCCCGGGGTTGGCGGCGAGGCGTGCACCCACGGCGGCGGGCGGGGGAAGGACGTACGGCGGGAGCGCGAGGGCGACGGTCAGTCCCCACCAGCAGGCGACGGCGACGACGAGTCCCGAGACGGGGAGGACGACGTCGGGGAGGGGCACCCGTTCGGCGACGCTCATTCGTCGCCGTGGAGTGCGCGGCGTACCTGCGCAACCTGCGTCCCGAACGCCTCGGAGCCGAACACCGACTCGTCGCGTGGGCGGGGCAGGTCGACGTCGAACTCGCCGACGATGCGACCCGCCGCGTCGTCGGTCGTCGCGCCGGTGGCGTCCCCCGAGACGACGAGACAGCGGTCGGCCAGAAAGACGGCTTCGGGCACGCTGTGGGTGACGAACACGACGGTCTTGCGGTTCTCGCGCCACAGGCGCAGTATCTCGACGCCCATCTCGTCGCGGGTGATCTCGTCGAGTTCGCCGAACGGTTCGTCCATGAGCAACACGTCGGCACCGAGGTGGATGGCACGGGCGATGGCGACGCGCTGTTTCATCCCGCCCGACAGTTCCGACGGGCGGGCGTCCTCGAAGCCGTCGAGCCCGGTCGTCGACAGGAGGTCGCGTGCGCCCTCGGGGTCCGGGTCCTTCCCCGCCATCTTCCGGAGGAAGGTGACGTTCTCGAGTGCCGTCTTCCACGGGAGGAGGGTGTGATCCTGGAAGACGAAGCCGAGTCGGGCGGCCGACTGTGCGGCCTCGGGGGTGTCGCCGTCGACGCTGACGCGGCCGGTCGTCGGCGACTCCAGGCCACCGATGGCCCGCAACAGCGTGGTCTTGCCACAGCCCGAGGGGCCGACGACCGTGACGAACTCGCCGTCGTCGATGTCGAGGGAGACGTCGTCGAGCGCGCACAGGTCGCCGTAGGTGACCGACAGGTTCTCGACACTGATCATTGGTCCAACACGTCCGCCTGTCCGAGTGCGATTCTGAGCCGTTGCCACGTCTCCGGGGAGTGCCAGCCCCAGCCGTGTTTCTCGACGGCGTCGCCGCCGGCGAAGCGGTCGAGCGCTTGCTCCAGTTTGTACTGCTCGGCCGCCGGCGCGTCGTCACCACGACCGTCGAGACACTCGACGGCCGACTCGGGGTCGACCGTCGCGTCGGTCCACCCGCCCATCGTCCCCTGGAGGAAGCTCCGAAGCGCGGCCGGGCGGTCACGGAGCGTCTCGCGACGGACGACGAAGGCGGGACCGGGGACCGGGAAGTGGTCGGCCACCAACACCGAGTCGACGTCGTGGCCCTCCGACTCGAGTTCCAGCGGATCGGTGAACACGCCGGTCGCCACGTCGGCGTCCCCGTCGAGGAGGGCCGTCCGCTCCTCGCCTTTCGCCGGGACGACGGTCACGTCGTCGACGACGCCGGCCTGCGAGAGGAAGAGACGCCCGAGCGCGCCGGTCTCCGAGCCCTGGGGCATCGCGACCCGACGACCGCGGACGTCCTCGACGCTGCGGAGCGGGCCGCCGAACGCCGATCGGGTGGTGTAGAGGACGACCATCGCGCGCTGGTAGTACAGCGACAGAGGCACCAGGTCGTGGCCGGCGGCGTGCCCGCGGAGGAGCGTGGCCGCGCCGGTGAGACCGACGTCGACGTCGCCGTCGGTCACGGCCGACAGAGCCGCACGGGACCCACGACAGCCGGTGAACGTCACGTCGACGCCGTGGTCGGCGTACGTCGACGCGAACAGGGGAGCGTGGAGGCCGTTGGGATTCCAGTTGAGGCCCACCTCGAGGGAGTCGGCGTCGACGGTCGACCCCGACGGGTCGACGTCGACGTCGTCGCCGAGCGTCGCGGCGACGGTCGCCGCCCGTTCGAGCAGTGCCTCGGCGTGGAAGCGCCTGACGCGAGCGAGCGTCCGGTCGCGGTCGGCGTCGGCACGCCACCCCTTC includes the following:
- a CDS encoding winged helix-turn-helix domain-containing protein, translating into MSLFDVLGSKARLQIIRELATEPRYVSELADRVGMDGKTAVHHLSTLEEAGIVESYRTSRRKYYRLTKRIELRASPEPDPMFLLHADDVEEAKSSSD
- a CDS encoding amphi-Trp domain-containing protein, whose product is MADLPDANDGTRTVTDGYFEREVRLSRESTAAFLRDLADQIEDEPRLTISTDEWEIPFEFDEPIEVEVEFVGETHRQLELELEFEWSPPEDKIGVN
- a CDS encoding ABC transporter substrate-binding protein — its product is MRRTSTRRRFLVGAGATGVAGLAGCLGGGSNAGSDPEPESSADSGATGSTGTMTGTPISGDHSLLLNWKPSGLHAPYFAAKANGFYDEEGLSLSAIESGEGSTFSAKQAGLGNVEFAISSSDQVVNINSRGLSPQSVGVVMQKSPAVVFSTRETFGGELTSVDQLAGKTVGTGPGMVRVLTTLLLEDAGIRDDVEMVDTGYDTVQQLLSGKIDAAGGVFGDAISAEAQDYTVDSIAVGDTVPSYGHVVAAEREWAAENAGAVRAFLRATARGAAWAQSNPGEATDALIDANGVLEESRDQQRRKWETMAAEFMTGDAVAEHGWGWSESEPWGVVHDALADTDALDGEVDLKSVWTNEYLDTEYEYIGSYIDAV
- a CDS encoding ABC transporter permease, which produces MSTSDERLPGVGTPAVSAGRLRRLSARVWPPALVFVAVVACWQWYVTESGVPSVILPSPADVVAAGVAGRGALLAAAATTALTAGLGLAGGVVVGLGLAFAMVGSRTASAVFHPYLVALRIAPLIAIAPLVFLWIGDGLLSRALLVTTMTVFPVAVASVDGLRAVPREYTDLARSVDTPPARAFLRVRVPAAAPSVFAGVKLAAALSVVGTVVAEFLTLQSGIGYRLFDSAEYLETSSTFAALATLVVLGLVFYLVPAAVERRLDWG
- a CDS encoding ABC transporter permease — encoded protein: MSVAERVPLPDVVLPVSGLVVAVACWWGLTVALALPPYVLPPPAAVGARLAANPGLYLSHAVETLEKIAVGGVAGVTAGFVLALAVSEVSLLRRAIYPYLVAARVLPKIAIAPILLIYLGVGFGTAVLFVAVIVFFPVVVGTAAGLDRTPDAHLDLLRSIDADPIRTFLAVRLPHALPDVFAGVKQSVTLAVVGAVVAEWILSNDGLGSLILVASENVQVDVMLAALAVLLPMGLLLYGGVSLCYRVVAWQ
- a CDS encoding ABC transporter ATP-binding protein codes for the protein MISVENLSVTYGDLCALDDVSLDIDDGEFVTVVGPSGCGKTTLLRAIGGLESPTTGRVSVDGDTPEAAQSAARLGFVFQDHTLLPWKTALENVTFLRKMAGKDPDPEGARDLLSTTGLDGFEDARPSELSGGMKQRVAIARAIHLGADVLLMDEPFGELDEITRDEMGVEILRLWRENRKTVVFVTHSVPEAVFLADRCLVVSGDATGATTDDAAGRIVGEFDVDLPRPRDESVFGSEAFGTQVAQVRRALHGDE
- a CDS encoding ABC transporter substrate-binding protein; its protein translation is MQVREFPVLGDEDERTVEAFATGLDREAARVLAYLVGREDSDRFAGDVASRLAVRVGVDLGRGRVSDVLSTLTDLGLVVETTVDSEAPGRPPKGWRADADRDRTLARVRRFHAEALLERAATVAATLGDDVDVDPSGSTVDADSLEVGLNWNPNGLHAPLFASTYADHGVDVTFTGCRGSRAALSAVTDGDVDVGLTGAATLLRGHAAGHDLVPLSLYYQRAMVVLYTTRSAFGGPLRSVEDVRGRRVAMPQGSETGALGRLFLSQAGVVDDVTVVPAKGEERTALLDGDADVATGVFTDPLELESEGHDVDSVLVADHFPVPGPAFVVRRETLRDRPAALRSFLQGTMGGWTDATVDPESAVECLDGRGDDAPAAEQYKLEQALDRFAGGDAVEKHGWGWHSPETWQRLRIALGQADVLDQ